The Leptidea sinapis chromosome 6, ilLepSina1.1, whole genome shotgun sequence genome segment CGCTGAGCTAACGAGCCTGTACAAGAACTTCTAAATAACtgatatgcatttttttaaatttaaatcccaactacataaaaaaaataacagctcGTGAGGGATTCGAACCCCCGACCACCTCTATTAGAGTTAAATGGGTGACTCTAACCACTAAGCTAACGAGCCGGTACAAGTACATCTAAATaatcaatattcatttataaaaattaactaCTAACTACAAAAAATTGACAGCTCGTGAGGGATTCGAACCCCCGACCACCTCTATAAGAATTAAATGGGTGACTCTAACCGCTAAGCTAACGAGCCTGATACacattagaataaaataatatgtagtatCATTAACATAAATTTctcatattataaaaagtaataatgagGGTACTTTGAAATAAAACTGCACTACGTCACTAACATTTAgtcattttgttttgttttaatgataTCGCATAACAGTACCTACCTACGTTTGACAACGGATTAGTCGTGTGATTTACTTTGATTTAAATGAAAATCTACTTTCAATTGTACTACTTTGTAtgaattaaatacaaatttgtctattaaacaaatgaaaatattatattatataacacattcacttatttttatttgataataatgtaAGTATTAGAAACTTGATTGATTAAGGAATAacataatttgtattacttataagttattaattttctgtttatttcccttaaaaataaaaagaatatattGCTTAATGATCTTGACTCAAGTTAAGAATATGATAGTCATTAATCTTAACCagaaattaatgatattattataatatctgatTCCAAAACTGTCCAGTGGGATGTTTCTTTGCAGAGGAAGCCggtgtagattatgggtaccacaacggcgcctatttctgtagtGAGgcagtgtaaacattattgtgtttagtctgaagggtaccgtagctagtgaaattactgggcaaatgagtcttactatcttatgtctcaaggtgacaagtgcagagagtggcactgcactgtaatgggcagggggtatcaattaccatcaactgaatatCTAGCTCGTCtgatcccttactgtcataaaaaaatagacttaGAAGCACTGGTCGATGAATTTTACAtacttactaaatattttttctaattattgtttttgtaatcTCATGTTCCTTATCGTAAAACTATCTTTCcagaaataaaagaaaagtgACAAATCTACTGCCATCAAAATCCACAGCACCTAGTCAGAGTTCCGGATCACAGAGGAGGGCTCCACCCCCTGCACCACTATACGAAGATCTGCAAGACCTACCAAGGAGACCACCTTTGCCGCAGAGGCCAGATATGGAACCTCAACTAGAGGTAAGTTTGAATTCTTATTCAAGATCTTTCACACACAAACAATATTTAGTACATTCGTTGCTGTCTAATTTATTAGAAGACGAATGTGTCATACCTGCATGATAGTAGATGATAAATAtactctttaaatttattttataattgatgttaatttcaaTTTCGTTTGAGAtgtatatagttttattataaggcagtatattaataatacctATTATCAAACAATCAtatcagaattaaaaaataagtaattctatcagtattataagtttgcatgccttatgaGCTAGGATAAGAGGACCTATTAATTATAGGGTCCGTAGGagggtccgtagctactacgtaagtcggtactggcaaggagccgatctaattcctagccaacaacaacaacatatctatgtttgaagcgttaaagcaaaaagcaatcatatatcgtgaactataatgtcaaataatgtcaagAAAATGATAAGACAATAAACCCACATTAATTCCTTATcctgcaaataaagatgatttgattttatttgaacgTCAATGCGATGTATTCTCTGTTGATGTTCATCTGCTACTAAATGGATCCAATCACGCCCTTCTGAACAATATgcaatgatttcatcaataatgccattccaaaatattcctAAATAATATCTCACTTTTTATACCCTTGTAACACTAATACTAATTACTGTTTTACAGATGGTTGAAACGAAACGACCAAACGGTCAGGGTCGCACTGTGTTTGTCTGCGGCGGGAACGGATCATGGCGCGGCAATAACCCATGCGGGAATGCTTGCAATGCTCCCGTCTACGAAGAACTTCCTCACAGATCAGATGACTCAGTCCACAGCGATGACCACTTCGCTGAAGATGAGCTCAGTCTCGTTGGCGACGTTCCTTGTCGGACTTGTTCCAGGCCGCCACAATCTCTTCCACATCGACCTCGGCAGCAACGCTTAGATCGACGACCAAAATCCCTAGACAGGAGACGACATAGAATGCCGCGACATGTCCATCCACCTGATCCTTCCGAATTTCACGAAGGAGTTCTATTGGATGCTTTGTTAAGGCTGTATCCTCAAGTGGGCACGATCGGTGCGAGACCACCGGGGCCAATGCCTATAAATGCAGGTGGAGCTTGGCCTGGTGGGGAGCTTCCTGGAATCGCCTGTTGGAGGGGTCCACGAGCATCTCCCAAGCCTCCCAGTGGAGATTCATCGTTTGGTTCCGACTCAGGTTACAGCAATAATACATGTGGCACTTGTGGCACAAGAGCTTCATCCAGACACAGGTTGTCAGCTGAAATTCAATTATCATAAATTAGTGATATTGGACTTAAGTTTAGGTGAATAGTTGTGAGACATTTACCGTGCTGCCATACTGAGATTATAGTGGTTGAAATATGAAAGCTACAACTCCCAAATAAGATAATAGATTGTAAGGGTAATGATCGTTCTATCCTTTCTTAATTCACGAAAATTACTAAACTCAGGAGCCAAatttaccaaaatcgaaatacgaagtttcggttgacggatcgtacattttcctataatgaaaatgtttcggatccgaaggtCGATACTAAGTACGCTAtcagacattttgtctttcgatTACCTTAATCCCAAATTCACCTGACATTTACTTTctcgttgtttgacattattatgatcgtcACTACAACTTTACTTTGgttgtctatggttccgaaacgaaattcggacccgaagtactttggtaataggattaaattcgaagttcgtcgttatTTCGTTttggaccgaaacttcggctttcgattttggtaatagacctccagaTGCCTGAGGGTTGACATTAATAGTATTTGAACGAACGTGAATATGCTTTTGTATAAAGCGGAATTAGTTAGACTACTTTTTTATTAGTATGATAACGGAAAGGAAAAATAAGACTTAAATTTGAGTTTGATTTTTACTAAAATCGTATTAAGATGTAATTCAAGAATCTACGGGTGATCAGACATGTCAAATTTAGAAACCTTTCATTAATCGCTCTTTCTATCACAATACAACTgcaacaaattgttttaaatattaaaagtaaggattttattgaaactgtaGTAGTGTAAAGTCTCAATTTGGCAGTACGATAAGCATTTAGTAGTTTTATTTTCTCGTGGCCTATTTCTGGTTAACGGCCTCATGCCTTCTCTAATGGTTATAATGACTAATagtaagtaatttataaaatgtaaaatacataacataatttatttgtatttgacttcAATCTTTTATGTAAATTGGTTTCAGAATTAGATATTTTTGTACTATATAATGTGACCATGCGTAGATTAGTATTTCGTCCTTGTAAATTATTTCGAACTAGTCCCAAATAATTGAATCTTTGTAAAAATCGGGTGAGTAATTCTGTAGATATTGTAAAAAGTAGATCTAAGATATTGtagaaatttgaattttgtaatcatatcACGAATGTTTTAATTTTGCGTTACGGTATTTGATTATGTAGAAATTCTCACTGGTGCTAAAAGCATAtatacctatttctgccgttccGAAAGTTACTATAGGCCTAAAAGACAATTTTCTATTTATGCATgcactttgtaaaatattagcttaatcgtttttatttatgatCTTACGCAAATCTTTACATTTAGCAGTTTCACGGCCGCTACGAATATTATTTACATCTAAAAGATTTACTGTGGATTTACCggcaaataattttaagttgtcTCAACGGTCAAATGACCGATATTATGCTGAATTTAATatcgttttatttaaaaccgTTTTATCTGTCGTTATTATGTTTCCCTTTTTGACTATCAGTTATATTCAGGagtaattttgtattataatcaattattttaaaatctggTGAAATATTATGGTGGGAGATATAAATGTGTAGATATTTTCAGTGTTTTTGGTACAGTTATTCAAGCGTTTGACTGCAATAATtatgttacacaaataaatttggaaCTAAAttcgtgttccgtgcgagcgcttttccaactgaaccaaccgttcaagtgacgtatcgttgataaatcttatgagtcttgttcaactctcaggttgtggcttcatctacaatatctagtttacagttgataacaccaataattgtatattaggaaattgacttgagatgtcgttctttcaaatctaaacagtttTCTATTTTATCAAAGTGATAAGCCATACTTctgaaatgaaatttgaaaacaaaatttatgaacgatgcgggaataattatgttacaatattgggcatataattaaaagaaaaaaaaattatgttattttatagtattatttgtacGAGTCATTGCTTTATGATTTAAAGAGTATTAACTGTCCTACAAGGCAGAGTAGCAATTTTGTAATTCATCTTTTTTTATAACGTTACTAAAATGGTTGCTTTTAATAAAGTCAGTAAAATAACGAGAGTTAAATCTAAGGTATGGATTGTCATTGATCAATTTCACAGTAATTGTGAAATTTAAGTACCCGTTGAGGATAGTAAAAATAGACAAGACTTCAAAAAACGATGGATTAATATCTAAAGGGCATTCATACTTtcatttataacataatattgatgaATAAGAAAAAAGACGAACTTAAAAACAAacctaaacatttataaaacactagctgacccgacagacgttgttctgtatataataaataaaataatgtttttatatgaatttgtcaataatatatcaaaatatgaaaaattatttcgtaaaatatgcaccctgctgtcgtaatggaattgtttcacagcagaactgtcaaaccgtgcgtcaataaattctctcatagaaattatgtatggacacatcaaaggaaaaacaaatttgttgtttttatttaatttagcagcattttcatatttattcaccttttacaCCTAGACTTCCACATAATTAAAGACTaaaattatccaaatcggtccagccgttctcgtgttttagcgagactaacgaacagcaattcatttttatatatgtagataAAGCCCAAAGAATACACTTTGCAGCGCATTTCATACATAGTTCACATTTCATACAAAAGATGACGGTTATagataaattgaataaataatgctTTCGTTtctgatttaaattttttgaaggtatgaaTTGTCTTATAATGATTTTAATCTTCCATATTTATtcgaataaaacaaatcttataactatatttacaatactaggcctacataaaattaaaactatcattacgaggaagcgtaccaagaatactggcagcattaccccgttggatgTAATGgataatgtatttatatgattttaatatatgtaaaaatattgcGCAGAACATCATATTAAGAATAAAAGATAGAAATCGTGATTtatttgtagtaataataaaatattttattgcacaGTTTGTACTTACAATAggcttgattttatttatatttaagatacATTTATTACTGTGAACACATTattcttgtttttttgttaattataaattatgggatatttattttattatgtttcataTTGTATAGATGGAAATTTcactattgtaattaaaatttctgGGCGTCAATTGTCCTATTTATGACTATGAGAAgcacaataaatgaaaataaatacatttttaatgaaactgatttttattcataatattatattaagtgatCGTAAGTTATAAAAAAGGTAGGTGTTGATACAAAAAGATGATGTCTTCCAAAAACAGAAAACTGGATTGATAATAAGTTATCATCCCCGCCTAAATCACCTAAAATGATCACCGCAGCCATAATTTTATTAGTGGgtcgctcctttgcacaggatgccggctagattatgggtaccacaacggcgcctatggctgctgtgaagcagtaatgtataatcattattgtatttcggtctgaagggcgccgtagctagtgaaatttgtaacatcatatgtctcaaggggcGTTTGGgtcttttaagaatcctgagcggcactgaattgtaatggcaggacgtatcaattaccatcaactgaacgtccgaCTCCTCTCggcctttatttttataaataaagatgtatttaaaacactttttagaAGATTAAAtggcgtgtaattgtaactttgtttttacattagattttgcgaaaaggttacatttttattattattttaggtcTAAAAAttactaatgtaaaaatacagttacaattacacgcgtttcaatcctttaaaaatgttttatttaaaaaagtttcactACATTAGCTACTTAGCTAGTGTagatacttagattaaggattgatcgctgcgctccaactagatagcgtACTATCTtagaacaaatttttttttatgatagcaAATTTATATTGTAGTATTGCTATATTTTGTAAAGATGTTTGTTTGCGTGGCATCTCGACACTcgatggcatctttcaaattttgtaacaaacgctTCCTGTTAttttacactagctgacccggcaaacgttgttttgccatataaagtataattcacgcgatagttttataagtaataaaatattgcctgtacatcattttgttctattgtcaatagtttttgcagcgcacgcaaaaataggttttcgattttacaccttgtgttacaaaatagcaattttattacggatccctaatattgaaaaaaaaacatagcctatagccttcctcgataaatggactacccaacactgaaacaatcattcaaatcggaccagtagtaccagagattagcgcgttcaaacaaacaaacaaacaaacaaacaaacaaacaaacaaacaaacaaacaaacaaacactgcagctttataatgtTAGTATAGATAGAAATTActcgtaataaaatacaaaatacttactgatgatatgtaagTGTCTGTCTTTTCTACTGTagtatatttttacaaagtttgagtttcaattatttgcaaATTTTAACAGAACATATAGCACGTCAATGTcaaacattgttcgagactggggacgtagtattagttgccgcaccttgcgactacgcctgtggtatctggttggagcgcagcgaaaaTCAATCCTTAATGTAAGTGTACATCTAATTGGACTGATCACCGTCAAAGTTTCCAGTCTTTATCACcacaattataatatgataaattcaACTGTATTTTGCATCATTGCTTCACAGGTTGTAcctattgtaaaattaataatcccAATTACTCATTTTGTACCGCAAGCAATTAATCCAATGGCAAATATAACGTGAACGAGTTATTCAATAATCCAAGCTGTTACTAATTATTTAACAACGAGTCTGCTgctcaaaatatattatattataaaatattatataacgaAGCTTTAATGTattttctatactaatattataaagctgcagtgtttgtttgtttgtttgaacgcgctaatctctggtactactggtccgatttgaatgattctttcagtgttgggtagtccatttatcgaggaaggctataggctatgttttttttcaaaattagggatccgtaataaaattgctattttgtaacacaaggtgtaaaatcgaaaacctatttttgcgtgcgctgcaaaaactatggacaatagaacaaaattatgtacaggctataatataggcaatattttattacttataaaattatcgtgtgaattatactttatatggcaaaacaacgtttgccgggtcagctagttgtgaTATAAATATCAATTCGGACTtgtaattcttaaaaaacactcgcgttaatcaaaggaaATGTTATGAAACTAATTCTACTACTGTTCTAAGGTAATCAGCAGAACCTGAGACTTTGGAATTTATTACCTTTTGTCGTAGACAAGTCTTATTTCATGTGAATATGAACTTCGTACTACATAAAAATGGTCTAACAAGCTAAGAGACGAACAACGAAGTGATATATGCTTAGAAAATGTATGTCTTGATAGAGCCTATAGCTGTTGGaaatgacaacaggccaggttta includes the following:
- the LOC126964921 gene encoding uncharacterized protein LOC126964921; the encoded protein is MAERYKSGPNKASQHASWTVQNVWKNAKNKLKYFYVEKNDENDLRSDSSKTINDQVANEDNEDFNDDEVRRNVWSDVDDELYITEVIKQRTPDVVKRVKRNSLSVSEYSEVVNSVKLDKFDMWDLEPTDLTECDCLGPPPEFLLPPPPRPPFLQSEYYCGDDPIPDLETCDMVPKIDAYNHSGPSLQTSAVIALCSIVLVIGIFIGAILVWKNKRKVTNLLPSKSTAPSQSSGSQRRAPPPAPLYEDLQDLPRRPPLPQRPDMEPQLEMVETKRPNGQGRTVFVCGGNGSWRGNNPCGNACNAPVYEELPHRSDDSVHSDDHFAEDELSLVGDVPCRTCSRPPQSLPHRPRQQRLDRRPKSLDRRRHRMPRHVHPPDPSEFHEGVLLDALLRLYPQVGTIGARPPGPMPINAGGAWPGGELPGIACWRGPRASPKPPSGDSSFGSDSGYSNNTCGTCGTRASSRHRLSAEIQLS